A portion of the Cyanobium sp. PCC 7001 genome contains these proteins:
- a CDS encoding histidine phosphatase family protein — translation MADAMVHLLLLRHGLAEERRADRPEALRPLTPEGIRRTRAVVGRLAELDLRVDRLVTSPLARARQTAALALEAGLAPSLEEHTALEPGGAGLAGLHAHLADLPGEGRLMLVGHEPDLGDLAARLIGAAPGSLVLKKAGLAWLQAPSVNREVPWESPWRLRLLIGPRQLLGT, via the coding sequence ATGGCTGACGCCATGGTGCACCTGCTGCTCCTCCGCCATGGCCTCGCCGAGGAACGCCGCGCCGACCGGCCCGAGGCCCTGCGGCCCCTCACCCCCGAGGGCATCCGACGCACCAGGGCCGTGGTGGGGCGACTGGCGGAGCTGGATCTCCGCGTGGATCGCCTGGTCACCAGTCCCCTGGCGCGGGCCCGGCAGACTGCGGCCCTGGCCCTCGAGGCGGGGCTGGCGCCCTCACTCGAAGAGCACACCGCCCTGGAGCCAGGCGGTGCGGGCCTGGCAGGCCTGCACGCGCACCTCGCGGACCTGCCAGGCGAGGGCCGGTTGATGCTGGTGGGCCATGAGCCGGACCTCGGCGATCTGGCGGCGCGCCTGATCGGGGCGGCCCCCGGCAGCCTGGTGCTCAAGAAGGCCGGTCTGGCCTGGCTTCAGGCTCCATCCGTCAACCGGGAGGTGCCCTGGGAGTCACCCTGGCGCCTGCGCCTGCTGATCGGTCCGCGCCAGC